Proteins from a genomic interval of Elusimicrobiota bacterium:
- a CDS encoding RNA-binding protein, producing the protein MGTKLFIGNLSYTTTDITLKDLFAKAGTVNSASVIKDKYTDKSRGFAFVEMVTEDETKKAIETLNGTELDGRKINVAEARPPRERTNDRSSGDRPPRRDRF; encoded by the coding sequence ATGGGCACAAAATTGTTTATTGGCAACTTGAGTTATACAACGACGGATATAACTTTAAAAGATTTATTTGCAAAAGCAGGGACAGTTAACAGTGCGAGTGTAATTAAAGATAAGTACACTGACAAATCGCGCGGGTTTGCTTTCGTTGAGATGGTAACCGAAGATGAAACAAAGAAAGCGATTGAAACGTTGAACGGTACGGAACTTGATGGCCGGAAAATCAATGTTGCTGAAGCGCGCCCTCCGCGTGAACGCACTAATGATCGTTCTAGTGGCGACCGTCCTCCGAGACGTGACCGTTTCTAA
- a CDS encoding glycosyltransferase family 39 protein codes for MSKKFWVVFILALVVRLWGITNPLLDEHSWRQTASAMVARNYMESLNLFTPSVDFEYPYPNAFGLYEFAVGVIAKITGFSDLLGRMVSLLVFLSGFIFFYKLVKHVWDEDSALWASIFYAILPVSVIYSRAFQTDGSMVSMTIIFLYHFVYWVNNKKSGYYILAVLFAGIAFMLKIPAIFILLPALWYWCVKDGLWVILRDTRLYILLLLSLALPVFYHYYVPIATDGKILNAFTEQDKWGSINTWLNPRFWIKTFSPFGNLFEYQYMHAGYILLILGLFKKSERSTQYLAHIWFLSTCILFIAMAEGMHHEYYYLPMMPAACVLIGRFVTGVLAKSEEREWKAGKTAMIWGKGLVWFLVVYTCIFSTVRLYDRLKLSNYRYLVLARIASDNTVPGDKIVAVTKSEPEILYYSNRKGIHIRSLTEALWFIQTLKDENKGKYKIVVISDYEVKTQSPELYRYLTSHGIIAESAEGIVAKL; via the coding sequence ATGTCAAAAAAGTTTTGGGTAGTATTCATTCTTGCGCTTGTGGTGCGGTTATGGGGGATAACTAATCCTTTGCTTGACGAACATTCCTGGCGTCAAACTGCAAGCGCAATGGTTGCACGAAATTATATGGAATCTCTTAACCTTTTCACTCCATCGGTAGATTTTGAATATCCATACCCCAATGCATTTGGGTTGTATGAGTTCGCAGTTGGTGTTATTGCCAAAATCACAGGATTTTCCGACCTTCTAGGGAGGATGGTATCACTACTTGTTTTTTTATCGGGTTTTATATTCTTTTACAAACTCGTAAAACATGTATGGGATGAGGATTCAGCACTATGGGCATCTATATTCTACGCCATACTTCCGGTATCTGTGATATATTCCCGCGCGTTTCAAACCGATGGGAGTATGGTGAGTATGACAATCATTTTTTTGTATCACTTCGTATATTGGGTAAATAATAAAAAAAGTGGTTATTATATTCTGGCGGTACTCTTTGCGGGGATTGCGTTTATGCTTAAAATCCCTGCAATATTTATTCTATTACCGGCGTTGTGGTATTGGTGTGTAAAGGACGGATTGTGGGTAATTCTGCGTGATACGCGGTTATACATTTTATTATTACTTTCACTAGCTCTACCTGTGTTTTATCATTACTACGTTCCTATAGCAACTGACGGAAAAATACTTAACGCTTTTACGGAACAGGATAAATGGGGAAGCATAAATACCTGGCTCAATCCGCGTTTTTGGATAAAAACGTTCAGTCCATTCGGTAACTTGTTTGAATACCAGTATATGCATGCAGGATATATACTTTTAATTTTGGGATTATTTAAAAAAAGTGAACGTTCCACCCAATATCTAGCGCATATATGGTTCTTATCTACCTGCATACTTTTTATTGCAATGGCAGAAGGTATGCATCACGAATACTATTATTTACCGATGATGCCAGCGGCCTGCGTGCTTATAGGACGGTTTGTTACCGGTGTGTTAGCCAAGTCTGAAGAGAGGGAATGGAAAGCTGGTAAGACAGCTATGATATGGGGAAAAGGCCTAGTCTGGTTTTTGGTGGTATACACTTGTATATTCTCAACAGTACGGTTGTATGATAGGTTGAAACTTAGCAACTACCGCTACTTAGTACTTGCGCGTATCGCTTCGGATAATACAGTACCTGGGGATAAGATTGTGGCTGTTACAAAATCTGAACCAGAAATACTGTATTACAGTAACCGTAAGGGTATTCATATACGTTCATTGACAGAAGCATTATGGTTTATACAGACATTGAAAGATGAGAACAAAGGTAAGTATAAAATTGTGGTTATTAGCGATTATGAAGTTAAAACACAGAGTCCTGAGCTTTACCGATACCTGACGTCTCATGGAATTATCGCGGAATCAGCGGAAGGAATTGTCGCAAAACTGTAG
- a CDS encoding TonB-dependent receptor, with the protein METSSKRCKLTVIGLAILTVVFQFKINIIAAEDTGGKFEDELNAVVITATMLPRALQEVPGTLSVVNSRLIESLPAAKKINDILSLTPGLALTNYGGLGAVSQPAIRGTLTTQNLVLIDGRMANSLSLGTANLAEIPVDNISRIEILRGPASALYGANSIGGVINVITQEPSDNMKLGVTTELGEWNTQMYRLHVSNTLDAIGLGYFLSANYTGTAGIRPNSDYYGADINGKYVYKTRNLPLKIDFSFGYHQDLLGAPGPQPSTTTVLRTLTQKTFGNDLVSALYDRQKDVKEHVDLTGLVAMDTGHEFVAKLYWETAMLEYLRKYAFYDFISFLPNNYESTDITNTDIAGLNLQYNMFIIKNHRPVIGATVRNEKYAVNQKTLNLTTVSTTNVEQNSNATSIAAYVEDEIQIFDPFSTTIGFRWDSNTGYGQQVNPRVAFLYKLANYNFRASAGRAYRAPTFNDLYYPEDAGARSNPNLKPESSVGGDFGVEAIFNTVIARLNLFRNEVTDMIVWAPTGPMGAYGPKYQPSNINALVSQGVEAEIKAELFDILELSLSYTYTDATQTNREIVNSITNEMVAITRCAGDTPMNKFNAGVTATTPMGLTVTLNSRYTGDRVRYYIKYAAFPDPAVVMDTKHLDGYVTADLIMTQKLFNKLELYLTVNNLVDAKYKEQLGSDINDADYPLPGRMAMFGIKYVF; encoded by the coding sequence ATGGAAACTAGTAGTAAAAGATGTAAATTAACGGTAATTGGTTTAGCTATATTGACTGTTGTATTTCAGTTCAAAATAAATATTATTGCTGCTGAAGATACTGGTGGTAAGTTTGAGGATGAACTCAATGCAGTGGTGATAACAGCGACTATGCTACCCCGCGCTTTGCAGGAAGTACCGGGTACGTTGAGCGTGGTTAATTCAAGATTAATAGAATCTCTTCCTGCAGCAAAAAAAATTAATGATATCCTGAGTTTAACTCCGGGGTTGGCGCTAACAAATTACGGCGGGCTCGGAGCGGTAAGCCAGCCGGCAATCCGCGGGACATTGACTACACAAAATTTGGTACTTATTGACGGGCGTATGGCAAACTCTTTGTCTCTTGGTACAGCTAACCTTGCGGAGATACCGGTAGATAATATCAGCCGTATAGAAATCCTTCGCGGGCCGGCATCTGCGTTATACGGTGCGAATTCAATCGGCGGAGTGATAAATGTTATTACGCAGGAACCATCAGATAATATGAAACTCGGGGTAACAACTGAACTTGGCGAGTGGAATACACAGATGTACCGTCTGCACGTCAGTAATACTCTAGATGCTATAGGGTTGGGATACTTTTTATCAGCAAATTATACCGGTACTGCAGGAATACGGCCGAACAGCGACTACTACGGTGCGGATATTAACGGGAAGTATGTTTACAAAACCCGGAATTTACCGTTAAAAATAGATTTTTCATTTGGGTACCACCAGGACTTACTTGGCGCACCCGGGCCACAACCTTCAACTACCACGGTCTTACGGACATTGACACAGAAAACGTTTGGGAATGACTTGGTTTCAGCGCTGTACGACCGGCAGAAAGATGTTAAAGAACATGTAGATCTTACAGGTTTAGTAGCGATGGATACAGGTCACGAATTTGTTGCAAAACTGTACTGGGAAACTGCGATGCTTGAGTATCTCCGGAAATACGCATTCTATGATTTTATTTCATTCCTTCCCAATAATTATGAAAGTACGGATATAACAAATACGGATATTGCGGGGTTGAACCTGCAGTATAATATGTTCATAATTAAAAACCACCGTCCTGTAATCGGTGCGACGGTGAGAAATGAAAAGTATGCGGTTAACCAAAAAACATTGAATCTTACCACCGTTTCTACAACAAATGTGGAACAAAACAGTAACGCAACTTCGATAGCTGCCTATGTAGAAGATGAGATACAAATATTTGATCCGTTCTCAACAACAATCGGGTTTAGGTGGGATAGTAATACGGGATACGGGCAGCAGGTGAACCCAAGGGTTGCGTTTTTATACAAATTAGCAAACTACAATTTCCGTGCGTCAGCCGGGCGGGCATACCGCGCACCAACATTTAATGACTTATACTATCCCGAAGATGCCGGCGCAAGGAGCAATCCAAACTTAAAACCTGAATCTTCAGTTGGCGGTGATTTCGGGGTAGAAGCTATTTTTAATACCGTAATAGCGAGGCTTAACCTTTTCCGTAACGAGGTCACTGATATGATAGTTTGGGCGCCAACGGGTCCTATGGGCGCGTATGGCCCGAAGTATCAACCGTCAAATATTAATGCGTTGGTATCCCAAGGTGTGGAAGCTGAGATTAAAGCAGAGTTGTTTGATATATTGGAATTATCGTTAAGTTACACATACACAGATGCAACGCAAACCAACCGAGAAATTGTTAATTCTATTACTAACGAAATGGTTGCGATAACACGCTGTGCAGGGGATACCCCGATGAATAAGTTTAATGCCGGAGTAACCGCAACAACACCGATGGGATTAACGGTAACGCTAAACTCCCGGTATACCGGTGATCGTGTAAGATATTATATAAAATATGCCGCATTTCCGGACCCGGCGGTAGTGATGGATACTAAACACCTTGACGGGTATGTAACTGCAGATTTGATAATGACACAGAAGTTATTTAACAAACTCGAACTTTATTTAACGGTAAACAACCTTGTTGATGCTAAGTATAAAGAACAGTTGGGGAGTGATATCAATGACGCGGATTACCCGCTTCCCGGAAGAATGGCGATGTTCGGCATAAAATATGTGTTCTGA
- a CDS encoding cob(I)yrinic acid a,c-diamide adenosyltransferase: MNKRNINKRGKVGLIQVYTGGGKGKTTAAVGHVIRSISYGWKVAVVHFHKDPARWSYGEDTILRKLGVKVYYFAKECKLFYKNIVPEKMRTSCYAGIAQVKKMFTQKYDLIVLDEINISIRDGWVSENDVVTLIKTKPHEVELILTGSTISKKIFGIADLVTEMKKHKHPYDNGILSRKGVEY; encoded by the coding sequence ATGAATAAAAGAAATATAAATAAAAGGGGGAAGGTCGGCTTAATTCAAGTCTATACCGGCGGAGGGAAGGGTAAAACTACTGCTGCGGTGGGGCATGTGATACGTTCCATATCATATGGTTGGAAAGTAGCTGTAGTGCATTTTCATAAGGATCCTGCTAGATGGTCATATGGGGAGGACACTATTTTGCGTAAGCTTGGGGTTAAAGTCTATTATTTTGCAAAAGAGTGTAAATTATTTTATAAAAATATTGTCCCTGAAAAAATGCGTACGAGTTGTTACGCAGGGATTGCGCAGGTAAAAAAAATGTTTACACAAAAATATGACCTCATAGTGCTTGATGAAATAAATATTAGTATCCGTGACGGATGGGTGAGTGAAAATGATGTTGTTACACTGATAAAAACAAAACCACATGAGGTCGAATTAATCCTTACAGGTTCAACCATAAGCAAGAAAATATTTGGTATAGCTGATCTTGTAACTGAAATGAAGAAACACAAGCATCCATACGATAATGGTATATTATCGAGAAAGGGGGTGGAGTATTGA
- a CDS encoding ABC transporter ATP-binding protein yields MDILKFASVTTGYDGTKVIDGVSFTIPEGSITGIIGPNGAGKTTVVRLATKILSPWSGDVYLNDKNLRSIPVAVLAKTVAVLPQVFSVPFGYTVYDFVLMGRYPWLSRLEAAGERDRVIVEQSLQFADVHNLREREVNTLSGGERQRVLLAQALAQKPQVLLLDEPTTFLDISHQVEILDKVKLLNSEKKVTILMVIHDLNLASEYCDSIVLLNKGKVEIIGTPAEVLKYEIIEHVYNTVVVVRENPLSKKPVVFTVPKHVLAVPKTL; encoded by the coding sequence GTGGATATATTAAAATTTGCAAGTGTTACTACAGGATATGACGGTACAAAAGTTATTGATGGCGTATCGTTTACAATCCCGGAGGGAAGTATTACAGGTATTATCGGACCGAACGGCGCGGGTAAAACGACGGTCGTAAGGTTAGCGACAAAAATATTATCTCCTTGGTCGGGTGATGTTTATCTCAACGACAAGAATCTTCGCAGTATACCCGTAGCTGTTCTGGCAAAAACTGTAGCGGTACTACCTCAGGTGTTCAGTGTCCCGTTTGGATATACGGTATACGATTTTGTACTTATGGGACGATATCCATGGCTTAGCCGTTTGGAAGCTGCTGGTGAAAGAGATCGCGTTATTGTAGAGCAAAGTTTACAGTTTGCTGACGTACACAACCTCCGTGAACGAGAAGTGAACACATTATCCGGTGGTGAACGCCAAAGAGTGTTATTAGCGCAAGCGTTAGCGCAGAAACCGCAGGTGTTGTTACTTGATGAACCAACAACATTTTTGGATATTTCTCATCAAGTAGAAATCCTGGATAAGGTTAAATTATTGAACTCTGAAAAGAAAGTTACTATTTTGATGGTAATTCATGACCTCAACCTCGCAAGTGAGTATTGCGATTCAATAGTATTGCTTAACAAAGGAAAGGTTGAGATTATAGGAACTCCGGCTGAGGTTTTGAAGTACGAAATTATTGAGCATGTATATAACACCGTTGTGGTTGTCCGTGAGAACCCATTATCAAAAAAGCCGGTAGTTTTTACCGTTCCAAAACACGTGCTTGCGGTACCAAAAACATTATGA
- a CDS encoding iron ABC transporter permease — protein sequence MKLRMFLVLLILLGLTFIFSIFIGGSGLTVKDVIDVIFGNSVDITAQVIIWKIRLPRIILSMLIGAGLAVSGGVFQGILRNPLAEPYTLGISGGAVFGVTLSLVLGLDKLLGGWILPVCSFLGALLAVGLVYVLAARRRFSVTTLILSGVVLSYLFSSLVLLILALVSAEKVQNTLIWLMGDLSTARTELIPLCGTIVVLSTIVLIYFSRELDLLTLGEERAVQLGVSAENAKKMFFILASFLTGTCVAMSGVIGFVGLIIPHLMRRVAGNKHLYLIPSTFIAGAIFLALCDTLARTIIVPLELPVGVITGVVGGVFFLWYLMKNQKKEWF from the coding sequence ATGAAACTACGCATGTTTCTCGTGCTCTTAATACTCCTAGGACTAACATTTATCTTCTCCATTTTCATTGGAGGCAGCGGTTTGACTGTGAAAGATGTCATTGATGTTATCTTCGGTAACTCTGTGGATATAACCGCGCAAGTTATTATTTGGAAAATACGATTACCCCGTATAATATTAAGCATGCTTATCGGTGCAGGGTTAGCAGTCAGTGGCGGGGTATTTCAAGGAATATTGCGTAATCCCCTGGCGGAACCGTATACACTGGGAATTTCAGGGGGAGCAGTGTTTGGGGTAACATTATCGTTAGTACTAGGATTGGATAAATTATTAGGAGGATGGATACTGCCCGTATGTTCATTCCTAGGTGCGCTTTTGGCGGTAGGGTTAGTTTACGTCCTAGCTGCGAGGAGAAGGTTTTCAGTAACCACTCTTATACTCAGCGGCGTGGTACTGAGTTATCTTTTCTCATCATTGGTACTGCTTATACTTGCACTGGTTTCTGCTGAAAAAGTGCAGAATACATTGATCTGGCTGATGGGAGATTTATCCACAGCAAGGACGGAACTTATACCGTTATGTGGGACAATAGTAGTACTTTCAACAATAGTGCTGATATATTTTTCGCGGGAACTCGATTTATTAACATTAGGAGAAGAACGCGCGGTGCAGTTAGGGGTAAGCGCGGAAAATGCGAAGAAAATGTTTTTTATCCTTGCATCATTTCTTACCGGCACTTGCGTAGCAATGTCGGGTGTCATAGGGTTTGTCGGGTTGATAATTCCACATTTAATGCGCCGTGTGGCGGGGAATAAGCATTTGTATCTTATTCCCTCAACATTTATTGCCGGTGCGATATTTTTAGCTTTATGCGATACTTTAGCGCGGACAATAATTGTCCCGCTTGAACTGCCGGTAGGAGTTATCACTGGTGTAGTAGGTGGCGTGTTCTTCTTGTGGTACCTAATGAAAAATCAAAAGAAAGAATGGTTTTAA
- a CDS encoding helical backbone metal receptor produces the protein MGKKVNTVRTCVLILLCLQVSVSVLVSGSNSEKLPQRIVSLSPAVTANIYALGAQDKIIGVTAFCDYPREAKKKNVVGTWVEPNLEKIISLKPDIIIAAEWNNPGIVDKLKKLGLNVAQLPNESSFQEISTNFLKIAQLTGKEEYARKLLAGYTKKLENYDMRLKGKNRPTVFWVLGTDPLITVGSESFVNEIIIRAGGENVNKLNTAYQRYNRETAVAQNPEMIVIVSMGKVAEAELEEWKKYQTLKAVKNNRIYVINDPRVVCAPTPEAFVAGVETVGKYFHPDVFVNKEKIVKRENKIRQGKLKE, from the coding sequence ATGGGAAAAAAAGTAAATACTGTACGCACATGCGTATTGATACTGTTGTGTTTACAGGTAAGCGTTTCCGTTTTAGTATCAGGCAGTAATAGCGAAAAGCTACCGCAACGTATTGTGTCATTATCTCCGGCAGTGACGGCAAACATTTATGCGCTTGGCGCGCAGGATAAAATTATAGGTGTGACAGCTTTTTGTGATTATCCTCGGGAAGCAAAGAAAAAAAATGTGGTCGGTACCTGGGTAGAACCAAACCTCGAAAAAATTATTAGCCTAAAACCTGACATAATTATAGCTGCGGAATGGAACAATCCCGGAATTGTTGATAAACTAAAAAAACTTGGTCTAAACGTAGCACAGCTACCGAATGAATCGTCATTTCAAGAGATAAGCACAAATTTTCTTAAAATCGCGCAACTTACTGGTAAAGAAGAGTATGCACGGAAGTTGTTAGCCGGGTACACCAAAAAACTTGAGAATTATGATATGCGGTTAAAAGGTAAAAACAGGCCTACAGTGTTCTGGGTGTTAGGCACGGATCCATTGATCACGGTGGGTAGTGAATCGTTTGTCAACGAAATAATTATCCGTGCGGGCGGTGAGAACGTTAATAAATTAAATACAGCATATCAACGGTATAACCGTGAAACTGCAGTTGCGCAAAATCCTGAGATGATAGTGATAGTTTCTATGGGTAAAGTTGCAGAGGCTGAGCTTGAGGAATGGAAAAAATATCAAACCCTCAAAGCAGTAAAGAATAACAGGATATATGTGATAAACGATCCGAGGGTAGTTTGTGCGCCAACACCTGAAGCGTTTGTTGCCGGAGTGGAAACAGTTGGCAAGTATTTTCATCCCGATGTTTTTGTTAACAAAGAAAAAATAGTTAAAAGGGAAAACAAAATAAGACAAGGTAAACTAAAGGAATAA